One genomic region from Oncorhynchus gorbuscha isolate QuinsamMale2020 ecotype Even-year linkage group LG13, OgorEven_v1.0, whole genome shotgun sequence encodes:
- the LOC123993287 gene encoding protein INSYN2B-like, with protein MQMLCMLPMWPHSAMGHQEVWRGYQVGYRGVCRGGLHGHLHSVEESLLSNQEKIKVLLNVIQDLEKSKALSEGRCSYRTGQDINNCPTCQKTACIIYSVEHDFRQQEGRFQPVMETLDGVYDVPLPVPKPPTSRPSAKARVKKLRKKCFWWL; from the exons ATGCAAATGCTCTGCATGCTGCCCATGTGGCCCCACAGTGCAATGGGGCACCAGGAGGTATGGCGGGGTTACCAGGTAGGGTACAGGGGTGTGTGTCGGGGGGGCCTCCATGGGCATCTTCACAGCGTGGAAGAGAGTCTGCTCTCCAACCAGGAGAAGATCAAAGTCCTCCTCAATGTTATCCAAGACCTGGAGAAAAGCAAGGCCCTCAGCGAAGG GCGGTGCTCTTACAGAACTGGACAGGATATCAACAACTGCCCCACCTGTCAGAAGACTGCCTGCATCATATACAG TGTGGAGCATGACTTCAGACAGCAAGAGGGGAGGTTCCAGCCAGTGATGGAAACTCTAGATGGGGTTTACGATgtccccctccctgtccccaaACCTCCCACCTCCCGCCCCAGCGCCAAGGCCCGTGTCAAGAAGCTACGCAAGAAGTGTTTCTGGTGGCTATAG